The following proteins are encoded in a genomic region of Glycine soja cultivar W05 chromosome 17, ASM419377v2, whole genome shotgun sequence:
- the LOC114391687 gene encoding uncharacterized protein LOC114391687 encodes MGNNTNDGWEWKLSWRTALFDSEIQMADNFLGELSQQQIQPNREDRCSWKHDQTGYYSTKSGYDLIWEAQMGANQNLDFVDIWKLKIPSKSLVFAWRLIRDRLPTRMNLRRRQVVIIK; translated from the coding sequence ATGGGGAATAACACCAACGACGGATGGGAGTGGAAGCTATCTTGGAGGACGGCTCTTTTTGatagtgaaattcaaatggcagaTAATTTCCTTGGAGAACTATCACAGCAGCAGATTCAGCCAAATAGGGAGGATAGGTGCAGCTGGAAGCATGATCAAACTGGATACTACTCAACAAAAAGCGGATATGACTTGATATGGGAAGCACAGATGGGAGCTAATCAGAATTTGGACTTTGTGGACATTTGGAAGCTCAAAATACCAAGTAAATCACTGGTTTTTGCTTGGAGGCTAATTAGGGACAGACTTCCAACTAGGATGAATCTTAGAAGGCGGCAGGTTGTGATAATTAAATGA